Proteins encoded by one window of Aquipuribacter hungaricus:
- a CDS encoding cold-shock protein: RTSAPPRQAGARTGGAPARAGEGVVARYDAERGFGFITPDSGGADLFVHVSVLGGATLVEGDRVRFSVRQSDRGPQADRVERL, from the coding sequence CGCACGTCGGCGCCCCCGCGCCAGGCGGGCGCCCGCACCGGCGGCGCCCCGGCGCGCGCGGGGGAGGGCGTGGTCGCCCGGTACGACGCGGAGCGCGGCTTCGGCTTCATCACCCCGGACTCCGGGGGCGCCGACCTGTTCGTGCACGTGTCCGTCCTGGGCGGCGCGACGCTGGTCGAGGGCGACCGGGTGCGGTTCAGCGTCCGACAGAGCGACCGCGGCCCGCAGGCCGACCGGGTCGAGCG